A part of Desulfovibrio sp. JC010 genomic DNA contains:
- a CDS encoding glycosyltransferase family 2 protein — MTRNSPDQLSHAVTLHRKGAFSEAAEALNAYTANRDFQSLTAGDNREPGTPLFSIIVTLAPGHDPALLLRDITAQTVQDFEIIMAASNTDITPASKTCMLLCPPAFTMAEQFNAAASMARSTILTFLDTGCSVPPDYLERLAAAFTELDIYALRGRIPARGACKFNELADHLDLGPADCASALEVPVNLAVLREAFVQLGGFNPLLSEGAGLGLACALSNAGAENRMAYRPDVVIRRDWAASENQWAEREALMQLDSAYLKATAQAWPTVQARQAMAENDRVKGLRSGLELPARNTIRLGNKELDLGLMLKAKGNLPVLLEHFKDARQPVFTSMVSAALLKTGRYAEAKTYLEQMPENEEVRLKRKSAELLSAMEAPLEKEPRVHVLLLACDREKEVGPALRELAKTDYSNYAIYVADNGSSDATYARCETVLAEFPEHIETHLQRFPVNIGRPIGHNWLLADHDHSAAEYICIADDDLFAMEPGWLTDMVKTMQLFPEAGVVGGKAYGPEQYRTIHGGVRNIIWMDREDLVLSGGKDELDYGQMDYIDMVDHVIGCLHIYRSDVLFGEIGMFDPGLSPCQRVDVDHHLRVRLSGRQIIYNGFIEIGHLRSGGGQPMTPARLGNVLGNQIKMLYKHDPDQVRAVLAALAKVREKWLGQ, encoded by the coding sequence ATGACCCGAAACAGCCCAGACCAGCTCAGTCATGCCGTCACTCTGCACCGCAAAGGCGCATTTTCCGAGGCCGCCGAAGCCTTGAACGCATACACGGCCAACCGCGACTTCCAGTCACTGACAGCAGGAGACAACCGGGAGCCCGGCACTCCGCTGTTCAGTATCATCGTCACTCTCGCACCGGGACACGATCCCGCCCTGCTGCTCAGGGATATCACAGCCCAGACCGTGCAGGACTTCGAGATCATCATGGCTGCTTCGAACACTGACATCACCCCGGCATCCAAAACATGCATGCTGCTCTGTCCCCCCGCCTTCACCATGGCCGAACAATTCAATGCTGCCGCCAGCATGGCCCGAAGCACCATCCTGACCTTTCTCGATACTGGATGCAGCGTACCGCCCGATTATCTGGAACGGCTGGCCGCCGCTTTCACTGAACTGGACATCTATGCCTTGCGCGGCAGAATTCCGGCCAGGGGAGCTTGTAAATTCAATGAACTGGCTGACCATCTGGACCTCGGCCCGGCAGACTGCGCTTCGGCTTTGGAAGTGCCGGTCAATCTGGCCGTGCTCCGGGAAGCATTTGTGCAACTGGGCGGATTCAATCCGCTGCTGAGCGAAGGAGCCGGGCTTGGGCTGGCCTGCGCCTTGAGCAACGCAGGAGCCGAAAACCGCATGGCCTACCGTCCCGATGTTGTGATCCGGCGCGACTGGGCCGCATCGGAAAATCAATGGGCAGAACGTGAAGCACTCATGCAGCTGGACAGCGCATACCTCAAAGCCACCGCACAGGCATGGCCCACTGTGCAGGCCCGGCAGGCCATGGCGGAAAACGACCGCGTCAAAGGACTGCGCTCCGGGCTGGAACTGCCGGCACGAAACACCATCCGGCTTGGGAACAAAGAGCTGGACCTCGGCCTCATGCTCAAGGCCAAGGGCAACCTCCCGGTGCTGCTGGAACATTTCAAAGATGCCCGCCAGCCCGTCTTCACAAGCATGGTCAGTGCCGCGCTCCTGAAGACAGGCCGCTACGCCGAGGCCAAAACATATCTTGAACAAATGCCGGAAAACGAAGAGGTCCGCCTCAAACGCAAGTCTGCAGAGCTCCTCTCCGCCATGGAAGCTCCTCTTGAAAAAGAACCCCGCGTGCATGTGCTTCTGCTGGCCTGCGACCGGGAGAAAGAAGTCGGTCCGGCCCTGCGCGAACTGGCCAAAACTGATTACAGCAACTACGCCATCTACGTGGCGGACAACGGCTCCTCGGATGCGACCTATGCCCGTTGCGAAACAGTGTTGGCTGAATTCCCGGAGCACATAGAAACGCACCTGCAACGCTTTCCCGTAAACATAGGCCGTCCCATCGGCCATAACTGGCTGTTGGCGGATCACGATCATTCCGCCGCTGAATACATATGCATTGCTGACGATGATCTCTTTGCCATGGAACCGGGCTGGCTGACCGATATGGTCAAAACCATGCAGCTATTCCCGGAAGCAGGAGTGGTGGGCGGCAAGGCCTACGGCCCGGAACAGTACAGAACCATCCACGGCGGCGTACGCAATATTATCTGGATGGACCGCGAGGATCTGGTCCTGAGCGGCGGCAAGGATGAACTGGATTACGGCCAGATGGATTACATCGACATGGTGGACCACGTCATCGGCTGCCTGCACATCTATCGCAGCGACGTCCTCTTCGGTGAGATCGGCATGTTCGATCCGGGCCTATCCCCCTGTCAACGCGTGGATGTGGATCATCATCTGCGTGTCCGCCTGAGCGGCAGACAGATTATCTACAACGGTTTTATTGAGATCGGACACCTCAGGTCCGGCGGCGGACAGCCCATGACTCCGGCCCGCTTAGGAAACGTGCTCGGCAACCAGATAAAAATGCTCTACAAGCACGACCCGGATCAGGTACGCGCCGTGCTAGCCGCTCTGGCCAAAGTGCGGGAAAAATGGCTGGGCCAGTGA
- a CDS encoding sulfotransferase — translation MTEILPRFPFIVLGGARCGTTLLKNLLRSHPDLISYSELFCPGRIYWDYPDMERLNAPDTIAWRDAHPVPFIQSVFGSDYDPNVRAVGFKLLYNQLFSPDLKPLARYLFALDGLRVVHIRRTNLFKMYVSRLIAAKRKERGATLNAASAADVETDIRVRADVDECAVFFRSTRDLEKRAREFFAMKPIIEVSYENITQNMQQEMAKVLEFLNVREAELTTTSHKVRSRPVAEVVENYAEIRESFSGSEYAEFFTD, via the coding sequence ATGACGGAAATCTTGCCCCGTTTCCCTTTTATCGTTCTGGGCGGCGCACGCTGCGGCACAACTCTGCTTAAAAACCTGCTTCGTTCTCATCCTGACCTGATCAGTTACAGTGAACTTTTCTGTCCGGGCCGTATCTACTGGGATTATCCTGACATGGAGCGTCTCAATGCTCCGGATACCATCGCCTGGCGGGATGCCCATCCTGTCCCGTTCATTCAGTCCGTATTCGGCTCGGATTATGACCCGAATGTCCGGGCCGTGGGTTTCAAGCTTCTCTATAACCAGCTTTTCAGTCCCGACCTTAAACCTTTGGCTCGTTACCTTTTTGCTTTGGACGGTTTGCGCGTGGTTCATATACGAAGAACCAACCTGTTCAAAATGTATGTCTCCCGGCTCATTGCCGCCAAACGCAAGGAGCGTGGAGCCACTCTTAATGCAGCCAGTGCCGCGGATGTGGAAACCGATATCCGTGTCCGGGCAGACGTTGATGAGTGTGCGGTTTTTTTTCGCTCCACGCGTGATCTTGAAAAACGGGCCCGTGAATTTTTCGCCATGAAACCGATCATTGAAGTCTCATACGAAAACATCACCCAAAATATGCAGCAGGAAATGGCGAAAGTGCTTGAATTCCTGAATGTGCGGGAAGCGGAGCTGACAACCACATCCCACAAGGTCCGCAGCCGGCCTGTTGCCGAGGTTGTGGAAAATTACGCTGAAATCCGCGAATCTTTTTCCGGCAGCGAGTACGCGGAGTTTTTTACTGATTAG
- a CDS encoding sialate O-acetylesterase, producing MLDRIFKSPFLRRAERLGFNVNPNGRPRIKPRDLSGEKTLVLLCLGQSNAANFGETRRTCGPGVYNAFNAKIYPARDPLLGGANTGGSVWTRLGDLLLEKTDYEHVVIAPVAPGGTSIRFWEKGSGLLAAAIFQMQFLAKNNLPVNAVLWHQGEADRETPPDEYSLRLRTLISDLRAEAGQLPFFVSVTTRSRELLSPPIQAAQRQITDPAKAIFPGPETDPLTGDLRHDGVHFSDQGLTEVARLWLESLSVIL from the coding sequence ATGCTGGATAGAATCTTCAAATCACCCTTTTTGAGAAGGGCCGAACGGCTGGGTTTCAACGTTAACCCCAACGGAAGGCCCCGCATTAAGCCGCGCGACCTTAGCGGAGAAAAAACACTCGTCCTGCTCTGCCTCGGCCAATCCAACGCTGCTAATTTCGGGGAAACCCGCCGAACCTGCGGCCCCGGAGTCTACAACGCCTTTAATGCAAAAATATACCCGGCCAGAGATCCCCTGCTGGGCGGGGCCAACACTGGCGGCAGCGTCTGGACCCGTCTGGGCGATCTGCTGCTCGAAAAAACCGACTATGAACACGTAGTCATCGCTCCCGTGGCTCCCGGAGGCACCAGTATCCGGTTCTGGGAAAAAGGGAGTGGCCTGCTGGCAGCGGCGATTTTCCAAATGCAGTTTCTCGCCAAAAACAATCTTCCGGTAAACGCCGTGCTCTGGCATCAGGGCGAGGCAGACCGCGAGACCCCGCCGGACGAATACAGCCTCCGTCTCAGAACGCTGATCAGCGACCTCCGCGCCGAAGCCGGACAGCTTCCGTTCTTCGTTTCAGTGACCACCCGCTCCCGGGAGCTGCTCAGCCCCCCGATCCAAGCGGCCCAACGACAAATCACGGACCCCGCCAAGGCCATATTTCCCGGTCCGGAGACAGATCCCCTGACCGGAGACTTGCGTCATGACGGTGTTCATTTCTCAGATCAGGGACTGACTGAAGTTGCCCGGCTGTGGCTGGAATCGCTTTCCGTGATCCTATGA
- a CDS encoding class I SAM-dependent methyltransferase, with amino-acid sequence MIELLRIIVNKLRKQHNRFSARGELKRLCSYTGPTACVFERAEESLVTNFSALSAAEKETLLRLCPMSKSLLPDLYAAERENFRFYLSPVVPHSLNRLVFSRGITSFRTNWWKGVLHAQGNTVCSDGVMTLPFWDERSAKDKGRWSLEWLSSFMGEPVAVYAESGYADFNPPVPAPDLRSVAAWYAEWIGEGGDLPHLFLNGYSGVIDTAIAQDIVCLPAQSQHADMTVHLEKLYAPERFDTERFFDYFDYNLRPVASRSGLLSHFVKTYFPGRQDLRIVDCGGGAGFNLMELDFDSGRIGRTLNVDVSFNNILPFLRCRNAFFKAGDTRHRMRIEAAQDHAFAEECDAVLFLTSLLYVPRELLEATLDRAWESLSPGGMLVVLEHAKSPSFTRDSHCMFTVDELDGVLGRYGRIDRWHCQATLPLTAEQAHGKTVYRVVVKG; translated from the coding sequence TTGATCGAATTACTGCGCATTATTGTCAATAAACTGAGAAAACAACATAACCGTTTCAGTGCCCGTGGCGAGCTGAAGCGGTTGTGTTCTTACACCGGGCCGACCGCATGTGTGTTTGAAAGGGCTGAGGAAAGCCTTGTGACGAATTTTTCTGCACTTAGTGCGGCGGAAAAAGAGACGCTGCTGCGGTTGTGTCCCATGTCGAAATCCCTTCTTCCGGATCTTTACGCAGCTGAGCGGGAAAACTTCCGGTTTTATCTTTCTCCCGTAGTTCCGCACTCCCTGAACCGTCTTGTTTTTTCCAGAGGGATTACCTCGTTCAGGACCAACTGGTGGAAAGGAGTGCTGCATGCGCAGGGGAATACTGTGTGTTCTGATGGCGTGATGACATTGCCTTTTTGGGATGAACGGTCCGCGAAGGATAAAGGCCGGTGGTCTCTGGAATGGTTGAGCAGTTTCATGGGCGAGCCGGTGGCTGTGTATGCGGAAAGCGGGTATGCTGATTTCAATCCTCCTGTGCCTGCCCCGGACCTGCGCTCTGTGGCTGCGTGGTATGCAGAGTGGATCGGGGAAGGCGGGGATTTGCCGCATCTTTTTCTAAATGGGTATTCAGGGGTGATCGATACAGCAATCGCGCAAGATATAGTGTGTCTTCCGGCTCAATCCCAGCATGCCGACATGACCGTGCATCTTGAGAAACTGTATGCTCCTGAACGTTTTGATACGGAGCGTTTTTTTGACTACTTCGACTACAACCTGCGTCCCGTGGCTTCGCGAAGCGGACTGTTGAGCCATTTCGTGAAGACCTACTTTCCCGGCAGGCAGGATCTGCGGATTGTGGATTGCGGCGGAGGGGCCGGGTTCAATCTCATGGAATTGGATTTCGATTCCGGGCGCATCGGGCGGACACTGAACGTTGATGTCTCATTCAACAACATCCTTCCTTTTCTTCGCTGCCGCAACGCATTTTTCAAGGCCGGCGACACCCGGCACCGCATGCGTATAGAAGCTGCGCAGGATCATGCCTTTGCTGAAGAATGTGATGCCGTGCTTTTTTTGACCTCGTTGTTGTATGTTCCCAGAGAACTTCTTGAGGCGACTCTGGACCGGGCGTGGGAAAGTCTGAGTCCCGGAGGAATGCTGGTGGTCCTTGAACATGCCAAGTCTCCATCATTCACGCGGGACAGCCATTGCATGTTCACGGTAGACGAGCTGGACGGAGTTCTCGGGCGGTACGGTAGAATTGACCGCTGGCATTGTCAGGCGACTCTGCCTCTGACTGCGGAGCAGGCACATGGAAAAACCGTGTACAGGGTTGTGGTTAAAGGGTAA
- a CDS encoding methyltransferase domain-containing protein: MKSLLRRVFQQNKKVDSGKEDEERKLLQSPLVSDKLQGLPKEYIQFMTWSCFQPVSGFLNYAKTRAFASLDMTGPSIDISCGDGSTSFIALGGELAVDGKTPVRFPQTTFTHGTDYNPRSLEVASSFRAHDALTLHDNDAADFPFDDGAFRTVYHNALYFVKDPVAFLRNVYASMHEDGIGLFQVWTDKFYAAYDEMGECFSSEMIHESSPFSITDTFHTRWDVKQWEDVFLQAGFKVQQIESAFPHADIFKQNVIERTLCLRNDYWRLLNEVSPRTQREIRTEWIEKQARFYYSCVTEEALKVPVEDAVYLSIYVTK, translated from the coding sequence ATGAAGTCGTTGTTAAGGCGCGTATTTCAGCAGAATAAAAAAGTGGATTCAGGCAAGGAAGATGAAGAACGGAAATTGCTGCAGAGTCCGCTGGTAAGCGACAAGCTTCAGGGATTACCCAAGGAGTATATCCAATTCATGACCTGGTCGTGTTTTCAGCCGGTGTCAGGGTTTCTGAATTATGCCAAGACCAGAGCGTTTGCTTCGCTGGACATGACTGGGCCGAGCATAGATATCAGTTGCGGTGATGGATCCACATCGTTCATAGCCCTCGGTGGGGAACTTGCTGTGGATGGTAAAACTCCTGTCCGGTTTCCGCAAACTACATTTACCCATGGGACGGACTACAATCCCAGATCCCTTGAAGTGGCTTCTTCATTTAGGGCTCATGATGCATTGACTTTACATGACAATGACGCTGCCGATTTTCCTTTTGATGATGGGGCCTTTCGTACAGTGTATCATAATGCCCTTTATTTTGTTAAAGATCCGGTGGCATTTTTGCGTAATGTTTACGCGAGCATGCACGAGGACGGGATCGGCCTGTTCCAAGTGTGGACAGATAAATTTTATGCGGCTTATGATGAAATGGGGGAATGTTTCTCTTCTGAAATGATTCATGAATCGTCTCCTTTTTCTATTACTGACACCTTTCATACCCGCTGGGACGTGAAACAATGGGAGGATGTTTTTTTACAGGCGGGATTTAAGGTTCAGCAAATAGAGTCTGCTTTTCCGCATGCAGATATATTTAAACAGAATGTCATCGAACGTACTTTGTGCCTCCGAAACGACTACTGGCGGTTATTGAATGAAGTTTCTCCCAGAACACAGAGAGAAATCCGCACGGAGTGGATCGAAAAGCAAGCCCGTTTTTATTATTCTTGTGTGACTGAAGAAGCACTGAAGGTCCCGGTTGAGGATGCCGTTTATTTAAGCATCTATGTGACTAAGTAA
- a CDS encoding formyltransferase family protein: protein MSGYEHTYTQAGLTVIPRILAHMDRNALSRTQGVFKRDFWAWKVAPFPDASMQYALRLFAQAYIFDVDGNRFFQSSRLLSYIEQGLSAWADMQHRDGSFDQVFPHDHSFGATAYTVSGVLDVLDMVGEYLPGQAVKRVEAALSRAGEFLLKNEEGYASIANHMALFALAFDQLYRHTSDERYRQRAREFVRELLKIFSPEGWFAEYEGADPGYQTQCLHYLARLAHRGYSELEPAMLEAVTGFMPYFVHPDGSLGGHYGARLTCVVYPGGVSRLAASHQEASAMLDLLAKGVENGTTPIPEWLDLPNAARLASNYLDAARYLRERPAMDVAGYTLPCLRGSVWKEFSKAGLLIAGTPSYYAVVSTGGGGNIVAFDKATGKRAYEDRGYCALIQEKEHCTQAPGCSSGRVKENSVTITAPFSRLAMQRMTPVRHLCLLMAGLTLFRFKWLRESAKKLLVKLLVRPGPQSSAHMLREISFSENKIIFRDSFTGPAGMQTVRRVGEGTSIHMASADFFDFSQLAAKFDSAVPAPGFSAETVWNFPAAEKDPQAAECGKKVVVLCDNSTPSVAAVNHLAERLSGCNLLIVEERPLTPSRMVRTLARTVKRRGVLKTLDIVALQLVLPLYNSLCGRHEARKFTPDFSTTDVNRPEVLARVSGFSPDLIVTCRCAILTRETLAALGCPIINAHPGITPRFRGVGNLFALAEKRFDCLGATVHRVDAGIDTGEVLVRKVVDPAVCGVPFVAQEIFIMRMAAEMVAGYILCDEPEDVDEAPDCESRIYLRAGLNDWLAARRGYRELVKQSASAKNIMEKL from the coding sequence ATGTCCGGTTACGAACACACATACACTCAGGCAGGACTCACGGTTATTCCCCGGATTCTGGCCCATATGGACCGCAACGCCCTTTCCCGGACGCAGGGCGTCTTCAAGCGGGATTTCTGGGCGTGGAAAGTTGCGCCTTTTCCCGATGCCAGCATGCAGTACGCTTTGAGACTGTTTGCTCAGGCGTATATTTTTGATGTGGATGGAAACCGTTTCTTCCAAAGCTCCCGCCTGCTGTCTTATATTGAGCAGGGCTTGTCGGCGTGGGCTGATATGCAGCACCGTGACGGTTCGTTTGATCAGGTTTTTCCCCACGATCATTCCTTTGGCGCAACTGCATATACGGTTTCCGGGGTTCTGGACGTGCTCGACATGGTCGGCGAGTACCTGCCCGGGCAGGCCGTGAAACGTGTTGAAGCGGCTCTTTCACGGGCCGGAGAGTTCCTGCTGAAAAATGAAGAGGGATATGCCAGCATCGCCAATCATATGGCCTTGTTTGCGCTGGCTTTTGACCAGTTGTACCGCCATACCTCGGATGAGCGGTACAGGCAACGGGCGCGTGAATTTGTGCGGGAACTTCTGAAGATATTTTCGCCGGAAGGCTGGTTCGCGGAATACGAGGGTGCTGATCCCGGCTATCAGACGCAGTGTCTTCATTACCTCGCCCGGCTTGCGCATCGGGGCTATTCCGAACTGGAACCGGCCATGCTGGAGGCTGTGACCGGGTTCATGCCCTATTTTGTGCATCCGGACGGTTCACTGGGCGGACATTACGGAGCGCGGCTAACCTGCGTTGTGTATCCGGGAGGAGTGTCCCGGCTGGCAGCCAGCCATCAGGAAGCTTCGGCTATGCTGGACCTGCTGGCAAAGGGGGTTGAGAATGGAACCACCCCTATCCCGGAATGGCTTGATCTGCCTAATGCTGCAAGATTGGCTTCCAATTATCTGGATGCAGCCCGTTATCTCAGGGAACGTCCGGCAATGGATGTTGCGGGCTACACACTTCCGTGCCTGCGTGGTTCGGTCTGGAAGGAATTTTCCAAGGCCGGGTTACTTATAGCCGGAACGCCGTCTTACTACGCGGTTGTTTCAACTGGGGGCGGCGGGAATATCGTCGCCTTTGACAAGGCTACTGGAAAACGGGCCTACGAGGACCGGGGATACTGTGCCCTCATTCAGGAAAAGGAGCACTGCACTCAGGCTCCGGGCTGTTCATCCGGGCGGGTCAAAGAGAACAGCGTAACCATAACGGCACCTTTTTCGCGGCTTGCGATGCAACGCATGACTCCGGTTCGCCACCTGTGCCTGCTCATGGCCGGGCTGACCCTGTTTCGTTTCAAGTGGTTGCGGGAATCGGCCAAGAAGCTGCTTGTTAAGCTGCTTGTACGACCGGGACCGCAGAGCAGTGCCCACATGCTGCGGGAAATTTCGTTTTCAGAAAACAAAATTATTTTCCGGGACAGTTTTACAGGGCCTGCCGGAATGCAGACGGTGCGCCGGGTGGGTGAGGGAACGTCTATTCACATGGCCTCTGCTGATTTTTTCGATTTTTCACAGCTGGCGGCAAAATTTGATTCTGCCGTGCCTGCGCCCGGTTTTTCCGCTGAAACGGTCTGGAATTTTCCGGCGGCTGAAAAAGACCCGCAGGCTGCTGAATGCGGAAAAAAGGTTGTTGTTCTCTGCGATAACTCCACTCCATCGGTTGCGGCGGTGAATCATCTGGCGGAACGTCTTTCCGGTTGCAATCTGCTCATTGTGGAGGAGAGGCCGCTTACTCCTTCGCGAATGGTCCGCACGCTTGCGCGGACGGTTAAGCGGCGCGGTGTGCTGAAGACTCTGGATATAGTGGCTTTGCAACTGGTGTTGCCGCTGTACAATTCCCTTTGCGGACGGCATGAAGCACGAAAGTTTACTCCGGATTTCTCAACGACGGATGTCAACCGGCCGGAGGTTCTTGCCCGGGTCTCAGGGTTTAGCCCGGATTTGATCGTTACCTGTCGGTGCGCGATTTTAACTAGGGAAACTCTTGCGGCGTTAGGTTGCCCGATTATTAATGCCCATCCCGGCATCACACCCAGATTCCGGGGTGTGGGGAACCTGTTTGCTTTGGCGGAAAAGCGTTTTGATTGTTTGGGAGCCACTGTACATCGTGTGGATGCGGGAATTGATACCGGAGAGGTTCTTGTCAGGAAGGTTGTCGATCCTGCGGTCTGCGGCGTTCCGTTTGTCGCACAGGAAATTTTTATTATGAGAATGGCGGCAGAAATGGTGGCAGGCTACATCCTGTGCGATGAACCGGAGGATGTGGACGAAGCACCGGACTGTGAAAGCCGGATCTACCTACGGGCGGGATTAAACGATTGGCTTGCCGCCCGCCGGGGGTACCGGGAGCTTGTGAAGCAGTCTGCTTCAGCAAAAAATATTATGGAGAAGTTATAA
- a CDS encoding formyltransferase family protein: MKNSAPSIFLFCSGESLFHPAMYDQLLEQWGGAIVGAAVFPVSGRSGFRNALKLDGPPALPRMAARWARIRAGQLAAGRPWLLSVRRTFKRHNLSVDFFDSPNAGACTALVRRLGVDIVYNNQPIRLGDAILSEPRMGCINRHCSALPQYRGVEPVVRALLNRDRSIGVSIHTMTPEYDCGRIVAQASVEAVPNVFECYERAFAVSVELFDRAVDNLMCAKDLGRVTAGNSPYYGQLTGEEVLLFKKLGLRYI; the protein is encoded by the coding sequence TTGAAGAACTCAGCACCTAGTATTTTTCTTTTCTGCTCCGGGGAGAGCCTTTTTCATCCGGCCATGTATGATCAGCTTTTGGAGCAGTGGGGTGGTGCTATTGTCGGTGCCGCTGTATTCCCTGTTTCCGGCAGGTCCGGGTTTAGGAATGCGTTGAAGCTTGACGGCCCTCCGGCCCTGCCCCGCATGGCTGCGCGTTGGGCACGAATTCGTGCCGGACAACTGGCGGCGGGACGGCCATGGCTTCTAAGCGTGCGCCGGACGTTTAAGCGTCACAACCTGTCTGTGGATTTTTTTGATTCTCCCAACGCGGGAGCTTGTACAGCCCTTGTCCGCAGGCTTGGGGTGGATATCGTATACAACAATCAGCCGATACGTTTAGGGGACGCAATCCTTTCTGAGCCACGCATGGGTTGCATCAACCGCCATTGCTCCGCGCTGCCGCAGTATCGGGGAGTGGAACCGGTTGTCCGGGCTTTGCTCAACCGAGACCGGAGCATAGGGGTGAGCATCCATACCATGACCCCTGAATATGATTGCGGACGCATCGTGGCCCAGGCCTCTGTTGAGGCCGTGCCCAACGTCTTTGAATGTTATGAGCGGGCTTTTGCCGTCAGTGTTGAACTTTTTGACCGGGCGGTGGATAATCTGATGTGCGCGAAAGATTTGGGCAGGGTGACGGCAGGGAACTCCCCGTACTACGGTCAACTGACCGGGGAAGAAGTGCTTTTGTTTAAAAAACTTGGTTTGCGGTACATCTGA